DNA sequence from the Herpetosiphon gulosus genome:
TCTGGTTGATACCTTACGCGATCGCTATATTCGTCGCCATGTGTTGCGCTTTCGCCAAACTGGGCGATTGTTGGATATTGGCTGTGGTTTAGGTTTATTTTTGCAATCGATGACCCCGCCGTTTGAGCCATTTGGCACTGATATTTCAGCCTATGCCGTGGCTCAAGCCCAGCAACGCCTGCCCCAAGCCAAATTATTCGTTGGCAGCATTTTGGATGGAATCCCATTTAGCGTTAATTTCGATGTGATTACCGCGATCAATGTGGTTGAACACTTGGAGCAGCCTGCCTTGGCAGTCGCCGCGATTCGCGAACGCTTACAATTGGGTGGTTTGTTTGTGGCGCACTTGCCCACCATCGGCAATCGTTTGCAAGCGCGGATTTATCGTGGCTCGTATGATGCCGACCCAACCCATATTTATCGGCCAAGTGGCCGTGAATTTCGCGGGATGGCTGAGGCAGCAGGTTTTAAAACTGTGTTTGAAACCTACTCGCCATTTGCCCCAGCCGTGGTATGGCGTAATTTGCCTTGGCATCCAGCCTATTTGGCAATCTTTCAAGCTCGCTAAATCAAAATAATGCACATCCATCGCGTTTGTTGTTGATGGATGTGCATTATTTCAACTAACCACGTTTGCGCAACAAGCCAGCATATTTGGCAATAATTCCTAGCATAATTTCATCAGCGCCGCCGCCGATTGAAAGCAAACGCGCATCGCGAAAATAACGCGCCATCGGATATTCTTCAACATAGCCCATGCCGCCGTGGAATTGTAAACATGTATCGGCAACTTCGCGAGCCAAACGTCCAGCCTTGAGTTTAGCCATCGAAACTTCTTTGGTGATGTCATGACCAGCCAAAAGCAAACGGGTGCAGTGATAATTGAGTTGACGTAACGCCTCAATCTCGGTCAATAATTCAGCTAAACGAAAATGAATATATTGATTGTCGATTAAAGGTTTGCCAAACGTTTGACGCTCACGGCAATAGTGGCTGGTCATTTCAACGATCCGTTCCATTGCTGAAACTGCTGAAACTGAACCAATTAAGCGCTCTTTTTGAAATTGCTGCATTTGCAACACAAAGCCTTGGCCTTCTTCGCCGATGCGGTTGGTAACTGGTACACGCACATTGTCGAACGCCAACAACGCCGTATCGCTGGAATGATTGCCCAATTTCTCTAGTTTTTTGGAAACATGAAAGCCTGGCGTGTTGGTTGGGACGATCAGCAGCGACATGGATTTATAGCCAGGTTCATCACTGGTACGGGCCAGCAAGGTAATAAAATCGGCCTGTGTGCCATTGGTGATCCACATTTTATGGCCGTTGATCACATACTCGTCGCCATCGCGCACCGCCCGCGTGCGAATCGCCGCCACATCAGAGCCAGCATCAGGCTCGGAAATTGCCACCGCCGCGATCATTTCGCCGCGAATTGCTGGAGCTAAAAATCGTTGACATAACTCTGCGCTGCCAAATTCGGCCAAGGCAGGTGTAGCCATATCGGTATGCACCGCAATCGCCATGGGCACGCCGCCACAGTGCGCGTAGCCTAATTCTTCAG
Encoded proteins:
- a CDS encoding class I SAM-dependent methyltransferase gives rise to the protein MPDGNAYDQAYYAMSRPEAGRKSLVDTLRDRYIRRHVLRFRQTGRLLDIGCGLGLFLQSMTPPFEPFGTDISAYAVAQAQQRLPQAKLFVGSILDGIPFSVNFDVITAINVVEHLEQPALAVAAIRERLQLGGLFVAHLPTIGNRLQARIYRGSYDADPTHIYRPSGREFRGMAEAAGFKTVFETYSPFAPAVVWRNLPWHPAYLAIFQAR
- a CDS encoding acyl-CoA dehydrogenase family protein yields the protein MYFNAEHEMFRQTIRRFVEREINPFVEQWEHERAFPGHTLFKKLGEIGALGVSYPEAYGGAGLDYWYNVVLAEELGYAHCGGVPMAIAVHTDMATPALAEFGSAELCQRFLAPAIRGEMIAAVAISEPDAGSDVAAIRTRAVRDGDEYVINGHKMWITNGTQADFITLLARTSDEPGYKSMSLLIVPTNTPGFHVSKKLEKLGNHSSDTALLAFDNVRVPVTNRIGEEGQGFVLQMQQFQKERLIGSVSAVSAMERIVEMTSHYCRERQTFGKPLIDNQYIHFRLAELLTEIEALRQLNYHCTRLLLAGHDITKEVSMAKLKAGRLAREVADTCLQFHGGMGYVEEYPMARYFRDARLLSIGGGADEIMLGIIAKYAGLLRKRG